The genomic segment CGTAGCATCCGCGCGAGCGAAGCGAGCGCGGTTGTCCGCGAGTGAGCGCGAAGCGCGAACGAGCGGGTGTTTTTAGTCCAGGTTTTTGCGAACCCTCTTGCGAGCGACCGGAGGGAGCGAGCAACGGGGGTGAAGTAAAAAAGTGGGTTCTAGTCCTGACAGCACGCGCCGATCCGATCGCCGAAGTCGAAGTCGAGTTCGACCGAGACCGCGTCGCTGATGCGTTCGAGCCGGGCGTCGAGTCGGTTCTGTGCGTCGAGGAACTCCGCCATCGCTGGGACCTCGTGGAGTTCCTGCTGGGCGCTCTGGAGTTTCTGGAGGTCCTCCTGACTCGCCTCGCCGGTCTGGCGCGCGAGCATGAACTCGTCGCGGAGCCGTTCGAACTCCTGGACTTTTTCCTGGGCCTCGGGACTCCGCTCGACCTCGGCTTTCGCCTCGGCGAACCGCTCGTACTCGGGCGTGTCGGCGAGCGCACTCCCGAGGTCGCCAGCAAGATCCTCGGGGCGGCCCGCTGCGGCCATCGGTTCGGCGTCAGCGTCGGTCTCCGCATCGAGTTCCGGTTCGGTGCTCATCGTCCTCGTTTGGGTCGTGATCGGTTTCAACTTGGCGGTGACGCGGTCTCTGTCAGGCCAGCTGCGCCTCGACCCACTCGACCACGTCCGCGAGTTCGTCCGGCGCGATTCCGTGGGCGCTCCCGTACTCGTGTGCCTCGACCGGATACCCCATCTCACGAAGCCGATCAGCCGCCGCCTGGGCACGGCTCGACGGGATGATCCGATCCGCAGTCCCCGAACCGACGAACACCGGCGTGTCCTCGATACCGTCGGGATCGGCGTCGGCGTGTGACTCGGCGAGATAGCCGTGGAGCGCGACGACCCACGCGTAGCGCCCGGGGTCTTCGACCAGGAGCGAGAGCGACGAAATCGCGCCCTGACTGAATCCCAACAGTCCAACTCGGTCGGAATCGAGGTCGTACGCATCGATCGCGGCGTCGATGGTCTCGCTTACGAGGTCGAGACTTCGGCGGAACTCCTCGATGACGGGCTGGCTCTCGTGGAGGTCGCCGTCAGGAACGTCGAGCTCGTACCACGTGTATCCGCCCATTAGCGGCTCGGGCGCGCGGAGGCTGACGACGTGGAGTTCGTCGGGAAGACGCTCGGCGACGGGCAACAGGTCCTCCTCGTCGGCACCGCGACCGTGGAGGACGAACACCGCCGGCGCGGGGCCGTCGGTGGGGGTGTCGGGCTCGATCGAGACGTGTTCGAGCGGGAGATCGGCGGGCATGGACGGACGTTGGCGGGCGATCGATTTCAATCCCCACGTGTCGGCGGCGTCGTACCGTCAGCGGTCGACCTCGCCGAGCACGATGTCGAGGCTCGCAAGCGACGCGATCAGATCGGGAACGTACTCGCCCTCGGCCATCTCGGGGAGGACCTGGAGATTCGAGAAACAGGGGCTCCGGATCTTGAACCGCCCGGGCTCGTCGGTGCCATCGCTCCGGATGTAGATCCCCAACTCCCCTTTCGCAGCCTCGACGGCACGGTAGATTTCTGCCCCATCCTCGGGTCGGAGCGTTCGGGGGACGTTCGATTGGATCTCGCGATCGTCTTCGGGCCAGTCTTCGAGCAGGTCGACACACTGCTCGACGATCCGTGCGGACTGCTCGATCTCGCGGAGTCGACAGAGCACGCGGGCGTAGTTGTCGCCCTCCTCGGCAGTCACGACGTCCCAGTCGAGTTCGGGGTAGTAGCCGTACGGATCGTCGCGCCGGAGGTCGTAGTCGACGCCCGAGGCGCGGGCGACCGGTCCCGTCGTTCCGTACTGTTTGGCGGTTTCGGCGTCGAGCACGCCCGTGTCGACACACCNGAGGCGCGGGCGACCGGTCCCGTCGTTCCGTACTGTTTGGCGGTTTCGGCGTCGAGCACGCCCGTGTCGACACACCGGAGCTGGAAGATCTCGTTCGAAGTCAACAGGTCGTGGTACTCGTCGATCTTGCCAGGGAGATCGTCGAGGAACGCCTGGATCTTCTCGAAGAACGCCTCGCGAGGCTCGGGCAGGTCCCACGCTACGCCACCGAGTCGGAGGTAGTTGAACATCAGGCGCTGGCCCGTGAGGTCTTCGAGGATGTTCTGGACGATCTCGCGGTCGCGGATCGCGTACATGAACACCACAGTGAACTCGCCGATGATGTCGAGGGCGAACGTACCGATCGCGAGCAGATGGGCGAGGATCCGCGAAAGCTCGCCGCTCATCGTCCGGATGACCTGGGCGTACTCCGGCACGTCGAGATCCGCGAGGTCCTCGGCGGTCCGGGCGTAACACCACTCGTTCAGGAGCTGGCCGCCGAGATAGTCCCAGCGGTCGGGGTACGGCATGATCTCGTGGCGGTAGGTACCGTTCTGACAGCACTGTTCCTCACACCGGTGGAGGTAGCCCGGATCGGGCTCGACTCCCACCACCTGCTCGCCGTCGAGCACCGCCTCGATGTGGAGCACGCCGTGGGTCGCGGGGTGGTGCGGCCCGATATTGAGAAACATCGTGTCCGAACCCCCCTCTTGATGATCGTCTTCGAGCGGGTTGGCGTGTGATTCGAGCGTGACGACCTGGGGTTTGTCCTGGTTGTAGTCGCGCCCCATCGGATGGCCCTGCCACGTCTCAGGCAGCAGAATCCGACGGAGATTGGGGTGGTCGTCGTACTCGATGCCCACGAGATCGTAGGCCTCGCGCTCGTGCCAGTCCGCCGTTCGATACACTGGCTCCGCGCTCTGGCTCACCGGATCCGACCGCGGTGTCGGGACGACGACGCTCACCTCGTCGGTCGGATCGTCGTACTTCTTCAGGTGGTAGATCGACTCGAAGCGGTCCTCGTACTCCTCGGCGGTGACGCACGAGCAGTGATCGAACCCCGCTTCGTCGCGCAGCGCGAAGAGGACGTCTTGGACCTCGTCTGGGCGCACCACGAACCCCGGCGCATTGTGGTGGTTATCACGGGCGACGGTGTAGGGCGCGAGCAGTTCCGTGAGCGGTTCGTCGGTGGATCGATCCGGTGTTTCGACGGCTGACTGCGAGCTCATGATGTGGGATGCCGGCGCGCTCGGCCGGTTTCTACAGACAGTTTGGCTTGCTCTACTGAGGTCGTTCTGCCTCGCTGGTGAGGGAGGTTTATCAGTGTCCGTCCGCGACGCCGGACATGAAATATCTCGAACTCCGCCTCCAGCAGAGCGAGGACGTCATCCACCCGATGCACGAGTTCGTCGCCGACCGGGAGGGGTACGGGTCGTACCGCCTGCTTCAGTGGAACCCCGCCGTCGGCGAAACCAACACGATGATTTTCTCGATCGAGGGAGACCCGGATCCGTATGCGGCGGCTCTCGAAACCGTCGAGACCGTTCTGGCGTTCGAGATCGTCCCGGGTGAGGGAGAGACGTTCTACGTGTACGTGCGCGAACGGCTCGATGCCGAGGCGCGTCAGCTGACCGAGGCGTTCACCCACGGCAACCTCGTCGTGATGCCGCCGCTCGAATACCGCAGCGACCGCACTATCGATCTCACCGTCGTCGGGAGCGCCGACGCCCTCCAGACCGCGATCGACGAGGCACCGCCAGGCGTCGATGCCGAGATCCGGAGCGTCGGCAGCTACAACGCCGGAACGATCGAGGCCGCGAGCGCGCTGAGCGATCGCCAGGCCGAAGCCGCGACGGCGGCGGTCGATTGCGGCTACTACGAAACTCCACGCGAGGGAAGCGTCGCCGACGTGGCCGACCGGCTCGGCTGCGCACCGGGGACCGCCGCCGAGCACCTCCGAAAGGCCGAAGCCACGCTCGTCGGTCGCGCCGTCGAGGGGGCGCGTGGTGATCCACACGATGCATCGAGGAGTGGGTGACGAAACACCGTCGTTCCGCTCACTCCGTTCGCTTCACGACGAGCCTTGCGCTCGCTCTCGCCGGTCGCTCACGCAAAACACCGCGCTGCGCTCGTGACGAGCATTGTACTCACGTCGTTCGCACAAAACCCCGAGACTAAACGTCAGGACCCGCAAATCATTGCAATGAGCCACCAATCGGATGCTTCTGCGGGCGATCTCACCCGAACGGGGATGGCGCTCAAACACGACCGGGAGTGGGACTACGAGTTGGAACGGATCGTCGAGGCGGTCGAGGAGCGCGACGCCGAGAAAGTCGGCCTCCAGTTCCCCGAGGGACTGAAACGCCGCGGCCCGGCCGTGACCGACGACCTCCGCGCGCTCCTGCCCGACGGTGTGCGGGTGCTGCTGTCGGGCCAGCCGTGTTACGGCGCGTGCGACCTCGACACCTACATGATGCGCCGCACGGACGTGTTCGTCCACTTCGGTCACTCACCAATGAAGGAGTCGGAGAAGATCATCTACGTCCCGCTCTTCTCGAACGTGGATGTCGAACCGATCATGGCCGACTCCTTGGACGAACTCGACGACCCCGAGACGAACCCCGATGTCGGCCTCGTCACCACCGCCCAGCACATGAACAAGTTCGAGGAGATGCGGACGTGGCTCGAATCGCGAGGGTTCGACGTTCACACCCGCAGAGGCGACGATCGGCTGACTCACGAGGGCCAGGTCCTCGGCTGTAACTACGCCTCCGCCGACATCGACGCCGACCAGGTGCTCTACGTCGGCGGCGGGAAGTTCCATCCCCTCGGCCTCGCGATGGAACACCCTGATAAAACGGTGGTGATCGCCGATCCCGTCAACAACGCCGTCTCGGTCGCCGACACCGAGAAGTTCCTGAAACAGCGCTACGGAGCCGTCCACCGCGCGATGGACGCCGAGAAGTGGGGCGTCATCTTCTGTACCAAGATCGGGCAGGGGCGCTACGACCAGGCCGAGAAGATCGTCGACGAGAACGAGAACGCTTACCTCATCACGATGGACGAAGTCACGCCCGACCGGCTGCGGAACTTCGACATGGACGCGTTCGTGAACACTGGCTGTCCGAGGATCACGACCGACGACGGCCCGCAGTTCCACAAGCCGATGCTCACACCCGGCGAGTACGAGATCGCAGTCGGCAACGAACCCTTGGAGAACCTCTCGTTCGACACGTTCCACGGCACGTGGTAGGGCTCTGAGTTGCGGTGGCTCGGATGACCTGGATGGCCACGGGCGACGAGCAAGAGTTGCACCAGCACGAAAGATAATTATAGTCTGGCGTGGAATCGCACCTGGGGCCAACCCATGTACAAGATCGTCTGCGAAACGTGCGGTGAGTTCGGGTTCCACCCGTCGCGGCTCGGGGCAGAATCACGAGCTGAGAGGCACAGCGACGAAACAGACCACACCTCCCGAATCGAGCCGATGCGTGAAACGACGCTGTCGCAGTAAGTGACAGTATCGAACGCATCCATCCGGGCGGTGGACGCTCGTTTTTGAAAGCAGTTCGTGAACTCGTCTCAGCCCTCGATCGTTGCGATCTCGTCGTCGGTGAGGTCGATCTCGCTGGCGGCGACGTTCTCCTCCAAGTGATCGACGCTCGACGTGCCTGGGATCGGCAACATCACAGGAGAGTGCTGGAGCAGCCACGCGAGGCCGACCTGGTACTCGGTGGCGTCGTGGTTGGCGGCGACCTCGTCGAGCCCGTCGAGCTCGCCCGAGCCGAGCGGGGCCCACGGGATGAAGCCGATGTCGTGGTCCTCGCAGTATTCGAGGACTGCCTCGTGCTCACGATCGCCGATGTTGTACTGGTTCTGGACGGTGGCGATCTCGACCACGTCGCGGGCGGTTTCGAGCTGCTCGACCGAGACGTTCGAGACGCCGACGTGGTTGACCTTCCCCTCGTCTTTGAACTCCGCGAAGGTGTTGACGGACTC from the Halococcus salifodinae DSM 8989 genome contains:
- a CDS encoding YlbF family regulator, encoding MSTEPELDAETDADAEPMAAAGRPEDLAGDLGSALADTPEYERFAEAKAEVERSPEAQEKVQEFERLRDEFMLARQTGEASQEDLQKLQSAQQELHEVPAMAEFLDAQNRLDARLERISDAVSVELDFDFGDRIGACCQD
- a CDS encoding alpha/beta hydrolase: MPADLPLEHVSIEPDTPTDGPAPAVFVLHGRGADEEDLLPVAERLPDELHVVSLRAPEPLMGGYTWYELDVPDGDLHESQPVIEEFRRSLDLVSETIDAAIDAYDLDSDRVGLLGFSQGAISSLSLLVEDPGRYAWVVALHGYLAESHADADPDGIEDTPVFVGSGTADRIIPSSRAQAAADRLREMGYPVEAHEYGSAHGIAPDELADVVEWVEAQLA
- a CDS encoding helix-turn-helix domain-containing protein → MKYLELRLQQSEDVIHPMHEFVADREGYGSYRLLQWNPAVGETNTMIFSIEGDPDPYAAALETVETVLAFEIVPGEGETFYVYVRERLDAEARQLTEAFTHGNLVVMPPLEYRSDRTIDLTVVGSADALQTAIDEAPPGVDAEIRSVGSYNAGTIEAASALSDRQAEAATAAVDCGYYETPREGSVADVADRLGCAPGTAAEHLRKAEATLVGRAVEGARGDPHDASRSG
- the dph2 gene encoding diphthamide biosynthesis enzyme Dph2, which produces MSHQSDASAGDLTRTGMALKHDREWDYELERIVEAVEERDAEKVGLQFPEGLKRRGPAVTDDLRALLPDGVRVLLSGQPCYGACDLDTYMMRRTDVFVHFGHSPMKESEKIIYVPLFSNVDVEPIMADSLDELDDPETNPDVGLVTTAQHMNKFEEMRTWLESRGFDVHTRRGDDRLTHEGQVLGCNYASADIDADQVLYVGGGKFHPLGLAMEHPDKTVVIADPVNNAVSVADTEKFLKQRYGAVHRAMDAEKWGVIFCTKIGQGRYDQAEKIVDENENAYLITMDEVTPDRLRNFDMDAFVNTGCPRITTDDGPQFHKPMLTPGEYEIAVGNEPLENLSFDTFHGTW
- a CDS encoding aldo/keto reductase encodes the protein MATENRSDTFDIGGEDTVHRLGFGAMRLTGEEIIGPPDDEDEARDVLQRATDLGVDFIDTADSYGPAVSERLIGEALAPYDDAFVATKGGLWRDDRDAAWPRCGEPGYLRNAILGSLDRLRTDEIDLYQFHRPDPEVDYEESVNTFAEFKDEGKVNHVGVSNVSVEQLETARDVVEIATVQNQYNIGDREHEAVLEYCEDHDIGFIPWAPLGSGELDGLDEVAANHDATEYQVGLAWLLQHSPVMLPIPGTSSVDHLEENVAASEIDLTDDEIATIEG